The following are from one region of the Nostoc cf. commune SO-36 genome:
- a CDS encoding bile acid:sodium symporter family protein produces the protein MEANFLTAVFLPLALFIIMLGMGLTLTLEDFKRVVTYPKAVVIGLVAQLIVLPIVGFGIASVFPLDPQLAVGVMILAACPGGATSNMITFLAGGDVALSVTLTAISSFITVFTIPLVVNLSMQRFLGEGTTLQLPFLNTVLQIAVITLLPVAIGMIAKRYAPGLADKADKPVKWLSLFFLAVVITGVLLRERNNFISYVIDVGWATLILNVVAMALGFAIATLTRLGEKRVTAITIEVGIQNGTLAIAIASTPTLLNSPTMAIPGAIYGLLMFVTGAGFAWWASRRQSLLKA, from the coding sequence ATGGAAGCAAATTTTCTGACGGCTGTTTTTCTACCCCTAGCTCTATTTATTATCATGTTAGGTATGGGGTTAACCTTGACCCTAGAAGACTTTAAGCGAGTTGTAACCTATCCCAAAGCGGTGGTGATTGGCTTGGTGGCGCAGTTAATTGTGTTGCCAATTGTGGGCTTTGGCATTGCGTCAGTGTTTCCCCTTGACCCACAATTAGCGGTAGGTGTGATGATTTTAGCAGCCTGTCCCGGTGGCGCTACTTCTAATATGATTACGTTTTTGGCTGGGGGTGATGTTGCTCTTTCTGTGACGCTAACAGCTATTAGTAGTTTCATTACTGTTTTTACGATTCCTTTGGTAGTAAATTTGTCAATGCAGAGATTTTTGGGGGAAGGAACAACGCTACAGTTACCTTTCTTAAATACTGTTTTGCAGATTGCGGTGATTACACTTCTACCTGTAGCAATTGGGATGATAGCCAAGCGGTATGCACCCGGATTGGCAGACAAGGCAGATAAACCTGTGAAGTGGCTGTCTTTATTTTTCCTGGCGGTGGTAATTACTGGAGTGCTGCTGCGAGAACGGAATAATTTTATTTCTTATGTAATAGATGTGGGCTGGGCAACTCTGATTTTGAATGTGGTTGCAATGGCTTTAGGTTTTGCGATCGCAACCTTAACCAGATTAGGAGAAAAACGCGTTACGGCAATTACCATAGAAGTAGGAATTCAAAATGGGACTCTGGCGATCGCGATCGCTTCTACGCCTACGCTACTAAATAGTCCTACAATGGCCATTCCTGGGGCAATTTATGGTCTGCTAATGTTTGTAACCGGCGCTGGATTTGCTTGGTGGGCTAGTCGTCGCCAAAGCTTGTTGAAAGCATAA